The stretch of DNA ATAAAAAAGAAAATTGAAGAAAATACTGAAGAAGTAACTAAATTAAATATTGAAAAAGAAAATATAGAAAAAAAATTATCTGAGAATAACTCGCTTTTAGAATCAAATAATCAAAAAGTACAAAATATTGATTTAACTATTTTTGAAAAGAGACAACTTATATCAGAATTAGAAAAAGAACTTATTTCTTTAAATAATCAGGTTTCTAATATAAATAATGAGATAAATTATGAGAATAAAGAAATTATTATGTTAAAAAATTATATTAGAAATTATGAAGGATATGGTAAATCAGTTCAAGATTTATTTAAACTTTGCGATAGAGAAACTGAGTTAAAGTCGATGATTTGTGGGACCTTGGGAGAACTTATTTCTGTTGAAGAGAAGTATAAAAAAGCAATTGATACTGTTTTATCTTCAAATTTACAGGGCATTGTTGTTCATAATGATTTAGAAGCTAAAAAAATAATTGAGAAAATTAAAGCTAATAAAATTGGAAGACTTAATTTTTTTCCTATTTCAAAAATATTATTAAAAAAAGAATACAGTAGTATTATAGATTCTGATATATTATCTTTTGCTAATGATGTAATAACATGTGATAATGATTATAGAAATATAGTCGATTATTTCTTAGCGAATACTATAATATGTGAAAATATGGATATCGCAATAAAATTATCTAACAAGTTTAAAAATAAATTTAGAATAGTTACGCTAGATGGTGATGTTATAAATAGTTGGGGTTCCATTTCCGGAGGATATAAATCTAGTAAAAATTCATTTTCTATAATTGGTAGGAAACAGCAGTTAGCAAAAGCTTTATCAGATATTGAAAATTTAGAAACTAGCTTAAAGAATAATATAAATAGAATTTCTGATGTAAAAACTGATTTACAGTCAAATAAAGAAAATTTAGATAATCTGAAAAGTGAAAAAGAAGATTTAAAATTAAAAATTGATTCTTTACAAAAGCTTATCTATTTAAATGAATTTGATGTAAGAAAAATTACTGAAAAAATTGACGAGATAAATAATTACAAAGAAGATCATCAAGGTTTTACTTCTGATAAAGAAAAAGAGTTAATTCTTTATAAGGAAAAAAGTATTCTTATAGATGATGAAATTAATAAATACAATTTAGAAATAAATAAATTGAAGAATCTTGTTTTAGAAATGGAAAAAAATGAAATAATTGTTATAAATAATTTAGATTCAATTGAAAGAGATATAAATATTTTAGATAATTCAAAAAATATTTTGTTAGAAAACAAGAATTCTAATGAGAGTAAACTTAAGCTAAAGGAATCAGAGTTAATAGAATCCGAGTTACAACTAAAGAATAATTCATCTGAAATAGAAGTGATAGAACAGCTTATTATAGAAATAAATTTAAAGACTGATAAATTAAATAATTCTATTAGTAAAAATACTCATTTGAGGAAAAAGCTCATATTAAATAATGAAGAAATTTCAAAAAGATATTCTGAATTAAGTGAAAAATCTTTAACTTTAGAAAAAGAAATTGAGAAAAATGAACTTAGGATATCAAATTTAAAAGAACAATTTTCAAATTTAATCAATAGACTTTGCGATGAGTATTCTTTAACTTTGGAAGATTGTGAAAGAAAAATGGAATTATATAAGAATGAGCATTTTACTAAAGAAGAATTAAAAAGGCTAAAAGAAGATTTAAGAGAATTAGGTTCTTTTAGTTATGATTCCATAGAAGAGTTTGAAAAGGTAAAAAATGAACTTGAATTTCAAAAAAAACAAGAAATAGATTTACAAAATTCTATAGAAGATATAAATAAAATTATATTAAAATTAGAAAATACAATGAAAAAAACTTTTCTTAACGAGTTTAAAAGTATTAATGAAAATTTTTCAAATATTTTCAAAATTTTGTTTAATGGTGGGGAAGCTAGACTTGAACTTGACAGTGAAGATATTTTAAATTGTGGAATAGATATTATTGCTAAACCTGTAGGAAAGAAAATGCAGACTTTATCTTTAATGTCAGGAGGAGAAAAATCACTAACAGCAGTAGCACTTTTATTTGCTATTTTTGAAACAAAACCATCACCTTTCTGTATTTTAGATGAAGTTGATGCTGCATTAGACGATTCTAATATATTAAGATATGTTGAATATTTGAAGAATTATTTAACAGAAACACAATTTATAATGATAACTCATAGAAAACCAACGATGGAAATGGCTGATATGATTTATGGTGTAACTATGGAACAAAAGGGAGTTAGTAAAATAGTTTCTATGACATTTAATAAGGAGAAAAAATAATATGTTTAATTTTTTGGGAAAGAAAAAAGAAGAAAACGAAGCCGAAGAAATTACTGAAAAAAAGCAGAGTTTTTTTGAAAGATTAAAAAAGGGATTAGTAAATACGAGAAATAATTTGTCAAGTAAGATAGATAACTTACTATCTATGTCAACAAAAATAGATGAAGAATTATTTGAAGAATTAGAATATATTTTAGTTTCTGCAGATATTGGTGCGAATGTTACAATGGAACTAATAGATGATTTAAAAGAAATTGTTAAAAAGGAAAAAATTACTGAACCGTCTTTAATCAAAGACAAATTAATTGAGCTTATGAACTCAAAGTTAGCTTCAAAAGAATTAAATCACGATTTCAATATTATTGATGGTATACCGACAATTATATTGGTTGTCGGAGTAAACGGTGTCGGAAAAACTACATCTATAGGAAAATTAGCAAATAAATTTAAGTCAAAAGGGAAAAATGTAATGCTAGTTGCTGCAGATACTTTTAGAGCAGCAGCAACTGAACAGCTGACTGAATGGGCTAATAGATCAGGTGTTCCAATAATTTCAAATGAAGAAGGAGCTGATCCGGCATCTGTTGTATATGATGGAATTCAAAGTGCAAAGAGTAAAAATATAGATGTTCTAATTTGTGACACTGCTGGAAGACTTCATAATAAGAAAAATTTAATGAATGAGTTGAATAAGATTGCTAGGGTAATAGATAGAGAATATCCTGAAGCTAATAAGGAAGTTACACTTGTTCTCGATGCAACAACCGGACAAAATGCTATTGTTCAAGCTAAAGAATTTAGAGATACTGCAAATATTGATAGTGTAATTTTAACAAAATTAGATGGTACTGCTAAAGGTGGTGTTGTCTTTACAATTCAACTTGAAATGGAAATTCCTGTTAAGCAAATTGGTATTGGAGAACAAATAGATGATTTGCAAGATTACAATGATGAGGATTTTGTAAATGCAATATTTAATTAATTATTTTAAATTAACGTTGAAAAATACGTTAATTTTTTTTGAAAAAATTTTTTTAAAAAAGTATTGACAAATATATATTTAATGGTATAATATAAAGGTCAAGAAAAAAACTTGACCTATTTAAGAGGTGATTATGGAAAAAATAGTTGAGATAGCTGTTCTGTTTGATTATTATGGTAAACTTCTTAGTGATAAGCAATATAATGTTATTGATCAACATTGTAATGAAGATTTATCTCTCAAGGAAATCGCTGAATTAAATGGAATTTCTAAACAAGGTATATCAGATATTTTAAGTAGAGCAGAAAAAAAATTAAGATTTTATGAAGATGAATTAAAATTAATTTCTAAATTTGATAAAATAAATAGTAGTCTAAAAGAAATTAATTTATTAATTGAAAAATCAAAAATAGAAGATTCTCCTTCGCTTAATATTCTAGATATTATTCAAAAGAAAAATAATGAAATTATTGAAAATGATTTATAGGAAGTGACAGGAATGATATTTGAGAATTTATCCGAAAAACTTCAAGGAGCATTAAATAAATTAAGAGGTAAGGGAAAATTATCTGAAAAAGATGTAGACCTTGCAATGAGAGAAGTTAAACTTGCACTTTTAGAATCTGATGTAAATTTCAAAGTTGTAAAACAGTTTATAAGTAATGTAAAAGAAAGAGCAATTGGTAAAGAAGTTATGGAGAGTTTGACTCCTGCACAACAAGTTATCAAAATTGTAAATGAAGAACTTACCGCTCTTATGGGGAAAAAAGAAGAGAAAATTCAAATTGACTCTAATCCTCCAACTGTTATTATGCTTTGCGGTTTACAAGGTGCAGGAAAGACTACACATGCCGGAAAACTTGCTAGATACTTTTTAAAACAAAATAAAAGGCCACTACTAGTAGCATGTGATATTTATAGACCGGCAGCAATAAAGCAATTGCAAGTTGTTGGTAAATCAGTTGATGTTCCAGTATTTACTATTGATGATTGTAAAGATGTTACAAAAATAGCAAATGAATCAATTAAATTTGCAAATTCTAATTCAAAAGATATAGTTATTTTAGATACCGCTGGTAGACTACATATAGATGATGTACTTATGGAAGAATTGAAATCTATTAAATCATCGGTTAGTCCTATCGAAATTTTATTAGTGGTAGATTCTATGACGGGACAAGATGCTGTTAATGTTGCTGAAAGTTTTAATAATGAATTAGACATTACTGGAGTGATAATGACTAAATTAGATGGAGATGCTAGAGGTGGAGCCGCTTTGTCTATTAAGGCTATCACAGGAAAACCTATTAAATTTATAGGTGTAGGTGAAAAATTAGATGATTTGGAACAATTCTATCCTGATAGAATGGCATCAAGAATTTTAGGAATGGGAGATATTTTATCTGTAATAGATAAAGTTCAGAAGCAATTTGATTTGAAGCAGACAAAAGAGCTTGAAGAAAAAATCAGAAAGCAAAGTTTTACATTGGATGACTTTTTAAATCAAATGCAACAAGTTAGAAATATGGGTCCATTACAAGATTTACTTTCTATGATGCCCGGCGTGAATTCTAAAATGCTAAAAGATGTAAATATTGATGAAAAAGAACTTGATAAAATAGAAGCTATGATTTTATCAATGACAAAAAAAGAAAGAGAAAATCCGGATATTATTGATAATTCAAGAAGACAAAGAATTGTTAAAGGTTCAGGTACAAGTATTACAAATCTTAATAAATTGCTTAAACAATTTAAAGATAGTAAAAAAATGATGAAAAAAATGCAAGAAATGACTAAAGGAGCTAAGAAAAAAGGGAAATTCGGTTTACCTTTTTTTAAATAAATTTTAAGGAGGACAATATGGCAGTTAAAATTAGATTAAAAAGAATGGGTTCAAAGAAAAAACCATTTTATAGAATAGTTGTTGCCGATTCAAGAGCACCAAGAGATGGTAAATTTATCGAAGAAATTGGATATTATAATCCACTAACAGAATCAAAAGAAATTAAAGTTGATGCTGAAAAAGTAAATGCTTGG from Parvimonas micra encodes:
- the smc gene encoding chromosome segregation protein SMC, which codes for MRLKSIEINGFKSFADKIKLDFETNITAIIGPNGSGKSNVADAVRWVLGEQSAKTLRGSKMEDVIFSGTDNKIKKNYSTVSITFDNSDNVIPIDFKEVTISRKLYRTGESDYFINKSNVRLKEVRELFLDTGVGREGYSIIGQGRIEEIINGKSEDRRAIFEEASGISKIKYQKNESQKKLFKAKDNLTRLRDIIIQNENRYGFLKGQSTKAKKGIALLEDIEKAEFSISYKDYNNLNSNFNKYSENLEINKEELFDINKEFENVKLKISPLKEELNNITNVIEKDSAELDRINKKKNDITNKKNVLIERNKFIRLNNEQSLKLKQEYIDNLEKINLEISEQEKKISEKNSILKNYIDDKNKVKNELSKSKELLSSKVQILDKFFIEKEEIENKISDLETEKRANEIITDSIKKKIEENTEEVTKLNIEKENIEKKLSENNSLLESNNQKVQNIDLTIFEKRQLISELEKELISLNNQVSNINNEINYENKEIIMLKNYIRNYEGYGKSVQDLFKLCDRETELKSMICGTLGELISVEEKYKKAIDTVLSSNLQGIVVHNDLEAKKIIEKIKANKIGRLNFFPISKILLKKEYSSIIDSDILSFANDVITCDNDYRNIVDYFLANTIICENMDIAIKLSNKFKNKFRIVTLDGDVINSWGSISGGYKSSKNSFSIIGRKQQLAKALSDIENLETSLKNNINRISDVKTDLQSNKENLDNLKSEKEDLKLKIDSLQKLIYLNEFDVRKITEKIDEINNYKEDHQGFTSDKEKELILYKEKSILIDDEINKYNLEINKLKNLVLEMEKNEIIVINNLDSIERDINILDNSKNILLENKNSNESKLKLKESELIESELQLKNNSSEIEVIEQLIIEINLKTDKLNNSISKNTHLRKKLILNNEEISKRYSELSEKSLTLEKEIEKNELRISNLKEQFSNLINRLCDEYSLTLEDCERKMELYKNEHFTKEELKRLKEDLRELGSFSYDSIEEFEKVKNELEFQKKQEIDLQNSIEDINKIILKLENTMKKTFLNEFKSINENFSNIFKILFNGGEARLELDSEDILNCGIDIIAKPVGKKMQTLSLMSGGEKSLTAVALLFAIFETKPSPFCILDEVDAALDDSNILRYVEYLKNYLTETQFIMITHRKPTMEMADMIYGVTMEQKGVSKIVSMTFNKEKK
- the ylxM gene encoding YlxM family DNA-binding protein; translated protein: MEKIVEIAVLFDYYGKLLSDKQYNVIDQHCNEDLSLKEIAELNGISKQGISDILSRAEKKLRFYEDELKLISKFDKINSSLKEINLLIEKSKIEDSPSLNILDIIQKKNNEIIENDL
- the ffh gene encoding signal recognition particle protein, producing MIFENLSEKLQGALNKLRGKGKLSEKDVDLAMREVKLALLESDVNFKVVKQFISNVKERAIGKEVMESLTPAQQVIKIVNEELTALMGKKEEKIQIDSNPPTVIMLCGLQGAGKTTHAGKLARYFLKQNKRPLLVACDIYRPAAIKQLQVVGKSVDVPVFTIDDCKDVTKIANESIKFANSNSKDIVILDTAGRLHIDDVLMEELKSIKSSVSPIEILLVVDSMTGQDAVNVAESFNNELDITGVIMTKLDGDARGGAALSIKAITGKPIKFIGVGEKLDDLEQFYPDRMASRILGMGDILSVIDKVQKQFDLKQTKELEEKIRKQSFTLDDFLNQMQQVRNMGPLQDLLSMMPGVNSKMLKDVNIDEKELDKIEAMILSMTKKERENPDIIDNSRRQRIVKGSGTSITNLNKLLKQFKDSKKMMKKMQEMTKGAKKKGKFGLPFFK
- the rpsP gene encoding 30S ribosomal protein S16, with amino-acid sequence MAVKIRLKRMGSKKKPFYRIVVADSRAPRDGKFIEEIGYYNPLTESKEIKVDAEKVNAWIKNGAKPTDTVNRLFKNNNIYSENK
- the ftsY gene encoding signal recognition particle-docking protein FtsY, with amino-acid sequence MFNFLGKKKEENEAEEITEKKQSFFERLKKGLVNTRNNLSSKIDNLLSMSTKIDEELFEELEYILVSADIGANVTMELIDDLKEIVKKEKITEPSLIKDKLIELMNSKLASKELNHDFNIIDGIPTIILVVGVNGVGKTTSIGKLANKFKSKGKNVMLVAADTFRAAATEQLTEWANRSGVPIISNEEGADPASVVYDGIQSAKSKNIDVLICDTAGRLHNKKNLMNELNKIARVIDREYPEANKEVTLVLDATTGQNAIVQAKEFRDTANIDSVILTKLDGTAKGGVVFTIQLEMEIPVKQIGIGEQIDDLQDYNDEDFVNAIFN